The window CAGAGTTCTTGCCATCGCTGCTGGTCGACAACTCTCTTCTCGAACTCGCTGTCCCGTAATACCTCCCAGAGGAAAGCGAAACTATTTCGCCCTAGACAAGCTAGGACAGTAATGTTGAAACGAGTCAACAAAGATTAGAGACCCCGCGGGTTCAAAAGCCAAGACCAGAAGAGGCGGAAAACCCCGCCCGGGGCTCCAACTCACCAGGACGAGATAGAACTCCGTCAGAGATAAGAATCAGCACCCGGGAAGAAAGCATCACGGACAAGAACCATGAGAACTAGCTCCCTTCTGATCCTAATTCTCCTCCCGTTAACCATAATCCCGATAGGGACCCCGAACACCCACGCAACCACCCCACAGAACACGTCTCCACTAGCCGCGTACACTTACAATCCGTGCGTGATGTGCGCCGCCCCAGGCAGCGTCGTCTTCTTCAACGCCAACACCAGCTGGAGCCCCACCGGACACATCGCATCATACACGTGGATCTTCGGCGACAACAGCGCGATCACAAAAACAACCAGCCCCTACACCACACACGACTTCCTCCTGGTAACACCCGGCAAATGGAACGTATCCCTAACAGTACAAGACACGACCAGCGCCACCGACACCATCACCCAACAAGTCATCTTCAACATCGCACCAGCCTTCACCTACCACCCCAGACACCCGATGATCCAACAAACCGTCACGTTCAACGCCTCGGCCACCCGCAGCTTCACAACACCCGGAACCATCAAAACATACCAGTGGAACTACGGCGATAACACAAACGCAACCGGAATACTCACGAAACACGCGTACACAGCAAGCCGAACCTACCGCGTAACACTAACACTCCAGACAACAGAAGGACCCGCAAAGATCTCAGAGACAATAACAGTCTATCCCAGAATCATCATAGTCAACAAAACCTTTGACGGTCTCAACATAACAATAACAGCCGTGTTCACGGTCAACGCGACAAGCCAGACCGCCTCCGGAACAATCACCATCAACGCGACAAACGCGACCACCGGAGCCCTAGTCTACACGGACACGTTCGATATCACAATACCCCTCACACAAGATGGCGCCCAGTTCATACTCGCCCTCCCCACCAACAACATACCCCTCGGAGCCAACTGCCACATCGACCAGACAGGACAAACCACAAGCACGATCACAAGAGACCCAGACGTGATGCATCGTGGAACAGTCGACATAACCGACGCATCACCCCTCGCCCTCGCATTCGGCGCGACACAAGCGTCCCCAATTTACAACCCGGCCGCAGATCTCAACGCAGATGGACAGATAGACCTCCTCGACGCCGCAATACTAGCAGCAGATTTCGGAACACCAGTCCTCAACTAGACTCTACCGTCCGAACCCCAGCCAGGACTATTGATACAGGAGCCTACAACGAAACAGTATAGGACCAGAACAGATTCCGTGAGAACCCGGAAGACTAACCCGAAGAGGCCTTAGCCCCGGATTTCATCTCTGCCACGTGGTCCCGCCACGCCGGCAACTCCGCCATCTGGGAAAGAACGTACTTCTCAGCCTGTTCCTTGTTCATCCATCGCGTATCCATCGCGTTCTTCACCA is drawn from Candidatus Bathyarchaeia archaeon and contains these coding sequences:
- a CDS encoding PKD domain-containing protein, which codes for MRTSSLLILILLPLTIIPIGTPNTHATTPQNTSPLAAYTYNPCVMCAAPGSVVFFNANTSWSPTGHIASYTWIFGDNSAITKTTSPYTTHDFLLVTPGKWNVSLTVQDTTSATDTITQQVIFNIAPAFTYHPRHPMIQQTVTFNASATRSFTTPGTIKTYQWNYGDNTNATGILTKHAYTASRTYRVTLTLQTTEGPAKISETITVYPRIIIVNKTFDGLNITITAVFTVNATSQTASGTITINATNATTGALVYTDTFDITIPLTQDGAQFILALPTNNIPLGANCHIDQTGQTTSTITRDPDVMHRGTVDITDASPLALAFGATQASPIYNPAADLNADGQIDLLDAAILAADFGTPVLN